The following proteins are encoded in a genomic region of Necator americanus strain Aroian chromosome II, whole genome shotgun sequence:
- a CDS encoding hypothetical protein (NECATOR_CHRII.G7052.T1), with the protein MRDRAVINIENYTVHSGDADERKVGGCAIAVRNDYNSLVEEFGSTSSRCAFVRLRDRRRLKLWIVSAHPPTETTDDHNKHAFYDELNIQDTKPAAGSCRK; encoded by the coding sequence atgagagatcgggcCGTcatcaacatcgaaaattacaccgtACACtccggcgatgctgatgaaaggaaagtaggaggctGCGCAATAGCTGTTAGGAACGATTATAACAGCCTAGTGGAGGAGTTTGGatcaacgtcgtcaagatgTGCTTTTGtacgattgcgggatcgcagaagACTCAAACTCTGGATTGTAAGTGCTCACCCACCTACGGAGACCACAGACGACCACAACAAGCACGCGTTCTATGATGAACTGAATATCCaagataccaagccagcagccGGTAGTTGTCGAAAGTGA
- a CDS encoding hypothetical protein (NECATOR_CHRII.G7053.T1), whose protein sequence is MTSITSFECGSNDETGLLTKIYQTITDARCLLRGIIAKNIALLFDIHLCVSINFDDNCLMAGYPRYQGEHLRPGVCIFYDSGVAFDEVEPNSSTRLSQSSLTATAQSLLSSHHIASPIKIRTGPGHIPNQESGNTNANCCSNDSKSCLFYIVLVSKECLK, encoded by the exons ATGACATCGATAACTTCTTTTGAATGTGGAAGCAATGATGAGACTGGTCTGCTCACAAAGATCTACCAGACGATTACCGACGCTAGATGTTTGCTTCGCGGAATAATAGCCAAAAACATCGCACTGTTATTCGACATTCATCTCTGTGTCAGCATCAATTTCGACGATAACTGCCTGATGGCTGGGTATCCTAGATATCAAG GTGAGCACTTACGCCCTGGAGTTTGTATCTTCTACGATTCTGGAGTCGCTTTTGACGaagttgagccaaattcctccaccaggttatCGCAATCGTCCCTCACAGCTACTGCCCAGtccctactttcttctcaccACATTGCCTCA CCTATCAAAATTCGCACCGGTCCTGGACATATTCCCAATCAAG aaagtgggaacacgaatgctaactgctgctCTAACGATTCCAAGTCGTGTCTATTTTACATTGTATTGGTGTCGAAGGAGTGCTTAAAG tga
- a CDS encoding hypothetical protein (NECATOR_CHRII.G7054.T1): protein MAAIGGVEADSAPKSDTKRAEKEEVVKEVVKKKKKKRKPKKEMKREKMEPGQTIVSDSFQWKVIKILGSGGFGDVYKVAKEDSDDKNEYAMKTEMVEGDKLKLRLKIEVVVLGLCHETEDPRKKEHFVPFIDKGKTKKFKFLVMGLVGKSLEDIRRYILFRNYSKPTAMNASLQTLQAVWDLHDVGYLHRDIKPQNFAVGLGEYEKTIYMLDFGIARKYRNDDTKQVKVARLCVKFLGTIRFASRACHLGIEQGRKDDLETWLYMLFDLFDNESLPWKRAVDKNSVITMKDKFFKMEYPKIFKIVPQEVQRLVKYIDELAYADEPDYLYIQSSLKTIAKERKIDFEKTLDWIGKTAKKKDERQVERRPVVKTKFAVAWLLSLGKSLFAIPAYSLPQYPAHWALPSQTSEGMATGERRSNLRLLRTSLILDQGDTRTTRHGDCLRLCTYNARTVSTDANLYAFLGAAERIKFHVIALQETKCRRNDVQQMNEGTLVIRGEKVPSRNVDGVGFVVNPSVVHLVDSHEILSSRLAILRLRPLRQKSISIINCYSPTSAADDSELDAFYEELKEVVRNEKPFYKFVVGDFKAKLGKATEEEYRIGRFGQGDRNKNGNRLSGLLSAALLFHGNSLFMKEDNRRWTWESQNGVTRAEIDHILNIRSGSDHRLLRAKIRLSHTMEKNICYRQQRRKEVVYDDCVLEDSLSQGDWHIEEDPNVNYEMLLRGLRACAERASKSRTTNLDRISKTTKELLGRRRALRLDPNASHIERLVANTSCRKALQEDLLKYRQKKILEAAQRRTSLKECRRDLREYNIPLATLLSEDGTRKSSRREMEIITERFYSNLFRSSTPVSSLIIPTGEAPSRILPSEVRVAIKSMKPDTAPGPDFISADFLRAGGRPRHVILAAHMTSYLQKERIPDQWKTSRTVLIHKKVYTKIVLTRISRMLDEAQPQEQAGFRQGFSCLDHIQTVSRVIEASETTSSDNRNTGGSGGSVSDDKKKERTRPSLLKRITERKASKSTCTARAKSKKSGK, encoded by the exons ATGGCAGCGATCGGTGGAGTCGAAGCCGATTCAGCTCCAAAGTCGGATACAAAGCGAGCAGAGAAGGAAGAGGTCGTCAAAGAAGTCGTCAAG aagaagaagaagaaaagaaagccaaagaaagaaatgaaaagagagaaaatggaGCCAGGACAGACCATTGTTAGCGACTCATTTCA GTGGAAAGTTATAAAAATCCTTGGTTCTGGAGGATTCGGCGATGTTTATAAAGTGGCAAAAGAAGATAGTGACGACAAAAAC GAGTATGCGATGAAGACAGAAATGGTTGAGGGGGATAAGCTGAAGTTACGCCTCAAAATCGAAGTTGTTGTGTTAGGACTGTGTCATGAAACTGAAGACCCCAGAAAGAAGGAGCACTTTGTCCCTTTCATAGATAAagggaaaactaaaaaattcaAG TTTCTTGTCATGGGTCTTGTTGGTAAATCCCTAGAGGATATTCGCCGTTACATACTTTTTCGAAATTACTCGAAACCAACAGCCATGAATGCTTCCCTGCAAACATTACAGGCGGTATGGGACCTGCACGATGTGGGATATTTGCACAG GGACATAAAACCACAGAACTTTGCCGTTGGGTTGGGAGAAtatgaaaaaacaatttatatGCTTGACTTTGGCATAGCTAGAAAATATCGGAACGATGACACGAAACAAGTGAA AGTGGCACGTCTTTGTGTTAAGTTTCTTGGCACGATACGCTTTGCCTCGAGGGCATGTCATTTAGGAATCGAACAGGGCAGAAAGGACGATTTGGAAACATGGTTATATATG CTCTTCGACCTTTTTGATAACGAAAGCTTGCCATGGAAACGAGCGGTTGATAAAAACTCA GTTATCACAATGAAAGATAAGTTCTTCAAAATGGAGTATCCGAAGATATTCAAAATTGTGCCGCAAGAGGTTCAACGACTTGTCAAGTATATTGATGAACTGGCGTACGCAGATGAGCCGGATTACTTGTATATTCAAAGTTCACTGAA GACAATAGCAAAGGAGAGGAAGATCGACTTCGAAAAAACTCTAGATTGGATTGGGAAGAcggcaaagaagaaagatgaacGTCAG gttgagcgacgacctgtggtgaaaacTAAGTTCGctgtggcatggctgcttagtttggggaaaagtctctttgccattccagcatattcactgcctcagtaccctgcacactgggccctgccgtctcagacgtcggagggtatggcgaccggtgagaggcgatcaaatctcaggttgctcaggacgtcattgattctggaccaaggcgacacacgcacgactcgccatggagactgtctcagactgtgtacttacaacgcgagaacagtttccacagacgctaaCCTGTATGCctttctcggagctgcagagcgtatcaaatttcacgtgattgctctgcaggagaccaagtgcagaaggaacGACGTACAACAGATGAATGaaggtacactcgtcattcgtggagagaaggttccgtcgcgaaatgtagacggtgttggttttgttgtgaacccgtctgtcgtccatctcgtcgattctcacgagatcctgtcatctcgtctggccattcttcgcctccgccctctgcgccaaaaatccatcagtatcatcaactgctattcaccaacatcagcagctgatgattccgaattggacgcgttttacgaggagctgaaggaagtagtccgcaacgagaagcccttttacaaattcgttgtcggagacttcaaagcaaaactaggaaaggccacagaagaggaatacaggattggaagatttggacaaGGGGACCGGAAtaaaaatggcaatcgtctctccggcctgttgtccgccgctctgctctttcatgggaactctcttttcatgaaggaAGATAATCGTCGGTGGACGTGGGAATCGCAAAATGGCgtgactcgtgcggagatcgaccacatactcaacATTCGGAG tggttctgatcaccgtctccttcgtgcgaaaatacgacttagccacactatggaaaagaacatctgctatcggcaacaaaggagaaaagaagtcgtctacgacgattgcgtactcgaggactccttgtcccaaggtgactggcacatcgaagaggacccaaacgtgaactacgagatgctgctcagaggattacgagcctgtgctgaacgtgcctcgaagtcgcgcacgacaaacttggatcgaatttcgaagaccaccaaggaattgttaggaagaagaagggctttgaggcttgatccgaatgcatcgcacattgagcggttagtagcaaacactagctgcagaaaagcgttgcaggaggatcttttgaagtacaggcagaagaagattctagaagcagcacaaagaagaacgagtctaaaggagtgccgcagggatctccgcgaatataatattccgctagcaaccttgctgagcgaagacgggactcgcaagtcttctcgtcgtgagatggaaatcattacggaaaggttctactcgaaccttttccgttcatcaactcctgtgtcaagtctaatcatccccactggcgaagctccatcacggattctcccttcggaagtacgagtcgctatcaagagcatgaaacctgacacagcccccggacctgattttatatcagcagactttcttcgggctggtggccgtCCGcgtcatgtaatcttagcagcgcacatgacatcctatcttcagaaagaaaggatcccagaccagtggaagacctcgcgaaccgttcttatccataagaaag tatacACCAAGATcgtcctcacacgcatatctaggatgctggatgaagcccagcctcaagaacaagctggattccgccaagggttcagctgcttggaccacatccagaccgtgtcgagggtcatagag GCGAGCGAAACTACTTCATCGGATAACAGAAACACAGGAGGTTCCGGCGGTAGCGTCAGCgatgacaagaaaaaagaaaggacaaG GCCCTCACTACTGAAGCGGATAACTGAGAGAAAAGCATCAAAAAGTACATGCACAGCAAGGgctaaaagtaaaaaaagtggaaaataa
- a CDS encoding hypothetical protein (NECATOR_CHRII.G7055.T1): MLNELNEAGKRIVRINRKKTQFMKNAHCEDGEVQLEGSQIVETPSYVYLGRSMNMENHLKEELNRRMRAAWAAFVPVRKATDQLTDQNLRAYLFYSTVLPALCYAAETWADTAATSRKLLTTHRALERCLLKFNRRTPS, from the coding sequence atgctcaacgaattgaacgaagcagggaagagaatagtacgaataaacagaaagaagacacagttcatgaagaacgcccactgcgaggacggagaagtacaacttgaaggctcccaaatcgtggaaactccatcatacgtataccttggacgttctatgaacatggaaaaccacttgaaggaagaattgaatagaagaatgagagcagcatgggcagcattcgtaCCCGTCAGgaaagctacggaccaactgacggaccaaaaTCTTCGTGCCTATCTGTTctactcgacagttcttccagcgctctgttacgcagcggagacgtgggcagacaccgcggccacgtctaggaagctacttaccacccacagagcccttgagagatgtctcctgaagtttaaccggcgcacacctTCGTAG
- a CDS encoding hypothetical protein (NECATOR_CHRII.G7056.T1) codes for MLDEAQPQEQAGFRQGFSCLDHIQTVSRVIEVCREYRLPLVLTFVDYEKVFDSVETNAILSALVDQGVDASYVRTLANCYERCTTRIQLFHRPLTIPIGKRVRQGDTISPKLFTATLQ; via the coding sequence atgctggatgaagcccagcctcaagaacaagctggattccgccaagggttcagctgcttggaccacatccagaccgtgtcgagggtcatagaggtttgcagggaataccgcctgccccttgttctaaccttcgtcgactatgagaaagtctttgacagcgtagaaacgaatgcaatactgtcagcgctggtcgatcaaggtgtggacgcgtcgtatgtgaggacattagccaattgctacgaacgatgcacgactaggatacaacttttccaccgccctctcaccatacccattggaaagcgGGTACGACagggcgatactatatcgccgaagctgttcacggctacattacaatga
- a CDS encoding hypothetical protein (NECATOR_CHRII.G7057.T1): protein MEKNICYRQQRRKEVVYDDCVLEDSLSQGDWHIEEDPNVNYEMLLRGLRACAERASKSRTTNLDRISKTTKELLGRRRALRLDPNASHIERLVANTSCRKALQEDLLKYRQKKILEAAQRRTSLKECRRDLREYNIPLATLLSEDGTRKSSRREMEIITERFYSNLFRSSTPVSSLIIPTGEAPSRILPSEVRVAIKSMKPDTAPGPDFISADFLRAGGRPRHVILAAHMTSYLQKERIPDQWKTSRTVLIHKKGD from the coding sequence atggaaaagaacatctgctatcggcaacaaaggagaaaagaagtcgtctacgacgattgcgtactcgaggactccttgtcccaaggtgactggcacatcgaagaggacccaaacgtgaactacgagatgctgctcagaggattacgagcctgtgctgaacgtgcctcgaagtcgcgcacgacaaacttggatcgaatttcgaagaccaccaaggaattgttaggaagaagaagggctttgaggcttgatccgaatgcatcgcacattgagcggttagtagcaaacactagctgcagaaaagcgttgcaggaggatcttttgaagtacaggcagaagaagattctagaagcagcacaaagaagaacgagtctaaaggagtgccgcagggatctccgcgaatataatattccgctagcaaccttgctgagcgaagacgggactcgcaagtcttctcgtcgtgagatggaaatcattacggaaaggttctactcgaaccttttccgttcatcaactcctgtgtcaagtctaatcatccccactggcgaagctccatcacggattctcccttcggaagtacgagtcgctatcaagagcatgaaacctgacacagcccccggacctgattttatatcagcagactttcttcgggctggtggccgtCCGcgtcatgtaatcttagcagcgcacatgacatcctatcttcagaaagaaaggatcccagaccagtggaagacctcgcgaaccgttcttatccataagaaaggtgactga
- a CDS encoding hypothetical protein (NECATOR_CHRII.G7054.T2), with the protein MAAIGGVEADSAPKSDTKRAEKEEVVKEVVKKKKKKRKPKKEMKREKMEPGQTIVSDSFQWKVIKILGSGGFGDVYKVAKEDSDDKNEYAMKTEMVEGDKLKLRLKIEVVVLGLCHETEDPRKKEHFVPFIDKGKTKKFKFLVMGLVGKSLEDIRRYILFRNYSKPTAMNASLQTLQAVWDLHDVGYLHRDIKPQNFAVGLGEYEKTIYMLDFGIARKYRNDDTKQVKVARLCVKFLGTIRFASRACHLGIEQGRKDDLETWLYMLFDLFDNESLPWKRAVDKNSVITMKDKFFKMEYPKIFKIVPQEVQRLVKYIDELAYADEPDYLYIQSSLKTIAKERKIDFEKTLDWIGKTAKKKDERQVERRPVVKTKFAVAWLLSLGKSLFAIPAYSLPQYPAHWALPSQTSEGMATGERRSNLRLLRTSLILDQGDTRTTRHGDCLRLCTYNARTVSTDANLYAFLGAAERIKFHVIALQETKCRRNDVQQMNEGTLVIRGEKVPSRNVDGVGFVVNPSVVHLVDSHEILSSRLAILRLRPLRQKSISIINCYSPTSAADDSELDAFYEELKEVVRNEKPFYKFVVGDFKAKLGKATEEEYRIGRFGQGDRNKNGNRLSGLLSAALLFHGNSLFMKEDNRRWTWESQNGVTRAEIDHILNIRR; encoded by the exons ATGGCAGCGATCGGTGGAGTCGAAGCCGATTCAGCTCCAAAGTCGGATACAAAGCGAGCAGAGAAGGAAGAGGTCGTCAAAGAAGTCGTCAAG aagaagaagaagaaaagaaagccaaagaaagaaatgaaaagagagaaaatggaGCCAGGACAGACCATTGTTAGCGACTCATTTCA GTGGAAAGTTATAAAAATCCTTGGTTCTGGAGGATTCGGCGATGTTTATAAAGTGGCAAAAGAAGATAGTGACGACAAAAAC GAGTATGCGATGAAGACAGAAATGGTTGAGGGGGATAAGCTGAAGTTACGCCTCAAAATCGAAGTTGTTGTGTTAGGACTGTGTCATGAAACTGAAGACCCCAGAAAGAAGGAGCACTTTGTCCCTTTCATAGATAAagggaaaactaaaaaattcaAG TTTCTTGTCATGGGTCTTGTTGGTAAATCCCTAGAGGATATTCGCCGTTACATACTTTTTCGAAATTACTCGAAACCAACAGCCATGAATGCTTCCCTGCAAACATTACAGGCGGTATGGGACCTGCACGATGTGGGATATTTGCACAG GGACATAAAACCACAGAACTTTGCCGTTGGGTTGGGAGAAtatgaaaaaacaatttatatGCTTGACTTTGGCATAGCTAGAAAATATCGGAACGATGACACGAAACAAGTGAA AGTGGCACGTCTTTGTGTTAAGTTTCTTGGCACGATACGCTTTGCCTCGAGGGCATGTCATTTAGGAATCGAACAGGGCAGAAAGGACGATTTGGAAACATGGTTATATATG CTCTTCGACCTTTTTGATAACGAAAGCTTGCCATGGAAACGAGCGGTTGATAAAAACTCA GTTATCACAATGAAAGATAAGTTCTTCAAAATGGAGTATCCGAAGATATTCAAAATTGTGCCGCAAGAGGTTCAACGACTTGTCAAGTATATTGATGAACTGGCGTACGCAGATGAGCCGGATTACTTGTATATTCAAAGTTCACTGAA GACAATAGCAAAGGAGAGGAAGATCGACTTCGAAAAAACTCTAGATTGGATTGGGAAGAcggcaaagaagaaagatgaacGTCAG gttgagcgacgacctgtggtgaaaacTAAGTTCGctgtggcatggctgcttagtttggggaaaagtctctttgccattccagcatattcactgcctcagtaccctgcacactgggccctgccgtctcagacgtcggagggtatggcgaccggtgagaggcgatcaaatctcaggttgctcaggacgtcattgattctggaccaaggcgacacacgcacgactcgccatggagactgtctcagactgtgtacttacaacgcgagaacagtttccacagacgctaaCCTGTATGCctttctcggagctgcagagcgtatcaaatttcacgtgattgctctgcaggagaccaagtgcagaaggaacGACGTACAACAGATGAATGaaggtacactcgtcattcgtggagagaaggttccgtcgcgaaatgtagacggtgttggttttgttgtgaacccgtctgtcgtccatctcgtcgattctcacgagatcctgtcatctcgtctggccattcttcgcctccgccctctgcgccaaaaatccatcagtatcatcaactgctattcaccaacatcagcagctgatgattccgaattggacgcgttttacgaggagctgaaggaagtagtccgcaacgagaagcccttttacaaattcgttgtcggagacttcaaagcaaaactaggaaaggccacagaagaggaatacaggattggaagatttggacaaGGGGACCGGAAtaaaaatggcaatcgtctctccggcctgttgtccgccgctctgctctttcatgggaactctcttttcatgaaggaAGATAATCGTCGGTGGACGTGGGAATCGCAAAATGGCgtgactcgtgcggagatcgaccacatactcaacATTCGGAGGTAG
- a CDS encoding hypothetical protein (NECATOR_CHRII.G7058.T1): MLRRPDRLLLQDSEVIPADHVTAQHHLLVMDLKISRPRKRHLRTETQRFKWWNLRDRKERHMLGCGEHSAKYDSRRQFVKRIPNISSGGGHVSLKIKSERVIAQRWIWSTPRSLRELMEPFCVALVRSWRGDESTTITCVTKSSAILPTVPSVEGPVLRITAVEVSADLAKMKSNKPTGPDDIPTDVWKLLGDRGSMWLTTLFNKIVAEGRTPDVWQTSVTMPIWKGKREIADCTSYRPIRLLCYTMMVFERVLEARLRKIVSVSLNQCGFATLIKKIEHVLMRHGRKWKMAAVDKKVPVRLKSKIYRMVVRLVALNGCECRPTTKALGRVLHDMEMRMLRGTIGVTLKDQVFNDTIRSIFDVVPITEKMKEARLRWLEAAWMTKDSLVGPCEAGYNRCALVYG, encoded by the exons atgttacgccgaccaGATCGCctacttctgcaggattcagaAGTCATCCCTGCAGACCATGTCACCGCCCAACACCATTTGCTCGtcatggacttgaaaatctcccgtccaaggaagagacatctaagaactgaaacacagcgcttcaaatggtggaatctgaggGATAggaaggag CGTCATATGCTTGGCTGCGGAGAACACTCTGCGAAATACGACTCTAG GCGGCAATTTGTGAAAAGAATTCCAaatataagctctggtggaggacacgtCAGCCTGAAAATCAAG tcagagcgcgtcatcgctcaacgttggatatggagcacaccaagatcgttaagggagctgatggagccgttctgcgtcgctctggtcagatcgtGGAGAGGTgacgagagtactacaatcacttgtgtaacaaAGAGTTCTGCCATCCtcccaactgttcccagcgtcgagggccCTGTTCTAcgaattactgccgtcgaagtcagtgctgacctcgcaaaaatgaagtcgaacaagccaaccggtcctgatgacatacccactgatgtctggaagctgctaggagatcgagggtccatgtggctcacaactctatttaacaagatcgttgcagaaggacggactccagacgtttggcaaacttctgTGACCATGCCTatctggaaagggaaaagagaaattgctgactgcacttcgtacaggcctatacgactgctgtgctATACGATGatggtttttgagcgtgtcctggaagctcgtctgaggaagattgtcagcgtttcactcaaccagtgcggcttt gcgacattgatcaagaagatcgagcacgtgttaatgcggcatggacgaaaatggaaaatggcagcagtagacaagaaagtccctgttcgactgaaatCGAAGATCTATAGGATGGTTGTGCGTCTTGTTGCCCTTAACGGATGCGAGTGTcggccgacgacgaaagccttgggaAGGGTGTTGCACgatatggagatgcggatgttgaggggaacgataggtgtaacgctaaaagaccAAGTATTCAACGACACTATACGCTCCATTTTCGACGttgtcccgataactgagaagatgaaggaggcgcgactgagatg GCTCGAGGCCGCGTGGATGACCAAGGATTCGCTGGTtggaccgtgtgaagctggatataaTAGATGCGCacttgtgtacggctga
- a CDS encoding hypothetical protein (NECATOR_CHRII.G7059.T1) yields the protein MRGRELRRGEEEKKNKERKGKARAKAPSERSVRAWFQRFKAGNKELEDEPRSARPTAISFDELKNLAEQHLYEGVRCFAASLGSSLSTVSNGLRSLGMVRKLGRWLPHALSDGNRQGRSDICTQLLSRSRRFDWLDTIVTGDEKWILYVWWGVHGIYRFELLPDNTTVTADFYCAQLQRLADKIRKKHPKLGTTRIWPRATITSCDRFSITWKRSATMIVTTSKMTFWLSLPLSRTGQREHLKKRFVVILQFWFRTNEGNRNEWEDEQESRRHVMSGRAESTLS from the exons ATGAGAGGAAGAGAGTTGAGGAGGggagaggaggagaagaagaataaagagaGAAAGGGGAAAGCGAGGGCGAAGG ccccttctgagcggtctgtgcgcgcctggttccagcgcttcaaagccggaaacaaggaactcgaagatgagcctcgctctgctcgaccgactgcaatatcgttcgacgaactgaagaatctggcggagcagcatttatatgaaggtgtgcggtgttttgctgccagtcttggctcttcgctgtccaccgtgagtaatggactgcgatctctcgggaTGGTGAGAAagctcggtcggtggctcccacatgcattgagcgacggcaaccgtCAAGGACGCtcggacatctgcactcagctgctctccagaagccgtagattcgactggctggacaccattgtcactggagatgaaaaatggatcctctacgtctggtggggagttcatggaatctaccgtttcgaactgctgccagacaacacgacagttaccgCCGAtttctactgcgctcaactgcaaagactggccgacaagatccgcaagaagcacccgaagctcggtACGACCCGGATCTGGCCCCGAGCGACTATCACCTCTTGCGATCGCTttagcatcacctggaagagaagcgctacgatgatcgtgaccacctcgaaaatgaccttctgGCTTTCTTTGCCTCTAAGTCGCACAGGTCAGCGTGAACATCTCAAGAAGAGATTCGTGGTAATTTTGCAGTTTTGGTTTCGAACAAACGAAggaaataggaatgaatggGAAGACGAGCAAGAATCAAGGAGACATGTAATGAGTGGAAGAGCTGAGTCCACACTGAGCTAA
- a CDS encoding hypothetical protein (NECATOR_CHRII.G7060.T1): protein MKFLALINPLAMRRHINSESFEVYERVTGLYNDLQWPADMSSDAKAIARGDSRSGPDPGRTELRVLLADLVGQSLQLSAVEIGGNCRVVWQQFETVDSMNSPPDVEDPFFISSDNGVQPVESTASGEQLSADVRASLTVAVAQCMWEPPTELSHHPERSQSITHGGQRRAKTGSKTPHTFI from the exons atgaagtttctggcgctaatcaatccgcttgcgatgcgccgccacatcaattcagaatcgtttgaggtttacgaacgtgtaactggcctatacaatgacttgcagtggccagccgatatgtcaa gtgatgctaaAGCGATCGCAAGAGGTGATAGTCGCTCGGGGCCAGATCCGGGTCGTaccgagcttcgggtgcttcttgcggatcttgtcggccagtctttgcagttgagcgcagtagaaaTCGGcggtaactgtcgtgttgtctggcagcagttcgaaacggtagattccatgaactccccaccagacgtagaggatccatttttcatctccagtgacaatggtgtccagccagtcgaatctacggcttctggagagcagctgagtgcagatgtccgaGCGTCCTTGacggttgccgtcgctcaatgcatgtgggagccaccgaccgagctTTCTCACCAtcccgagagatcgcagtccattactcacggtggacagcgaagagccaagactggcagcaaaacaccgcacaccttcatataa
- a CDS encoding hypothetical protein (NECATOR_CHRII.G7061.T1): MRDRAAISIENYTIYSGDADENKVGGCAIAVRNYKKLVEEFGSTSSICAFIRLRDRRGRKLWIVSAHAPTETAEDNSKDAFYDELNALMSKIPSQQVVIVGIDANANMGLEQ, translated from the coding sequence atgagagatcgggcagccatcagcatcgaaaattacaccatatactccggcgatgctgatgagaacaaagtaggtggctgcgcgatagctgtgaggaattACAAGAaactggtggaggaatttggctcgaCGTCGTCTATATGCGCCTTtatacgactgcgggatcgcagaggacgtaaactctggatcgtaagtgctcacgcacctacggaaaccgctgaggacaacagtaaggacgctttctatgatgaactcaatgcgttgatgtctaaaataccaagccagcaggtggtcattgtcggaatcgacgcaaatgcgaatatgggactcgaacagtaG